A region of the Stigmatopora nigra isolate UIUO_SnigA chromosome 10, RoL_Snig_1.1, whole genome shotgun sequence genome:
AAATGCCCTAAaataaacagggaaaaaaataatagtgacCTATGAAGAccataaaactaacaaaaagTGCCCTACAAATATCCGCTGACCCGAAAAGGGCCTAAAAtgtacaggaaatgacccaaaatctaTAGGAAGTGACTCTTGTTATTTAGATTTCGATGGACATTCTTCCCGTTGTTGTTGACGATGACGTCGGAGGTCCGCCATTGGACGATTCGGGCGTCACCTGACGTTCGCCGTCCTATAAGAAGGTGGGCTCGGCCGTTCTCGGGCGCTGAGCTGGGCCCGTGGCGTTCCTCTTTGGGTGAGTCTCGTGGTTTTGGCGTTCCCACCTCCTTCTCGTCCAGGTCCGCTTATTGTATTGGATTCGATTGGCTGTTGTGTAGTCCTCTTTCCAGTTCTAAACTGTTTACATGTTTTAGGAGCCCAGGTTTTCACGCAGCCAGCAGCACCTGGGATTGGTCGCGGGCCAGTCATGAGGTAAAAGGACCCTCGTAAGACACGACAACAAATCTTCGTAGGTTCTGTTGGATTTGCTGGGTTTTTGTACTGGTTTTGTTGGTTCAGAATCCATGATATTCTAGATTCTGCATTAGAATTtggtcatttgtttttgtacaatCAACACAGAAGAAATCCACCaagttttatttgactttttggtaCTGGTTTTGCCCTTCTAGCTATGAAGAGATGCTGGATTTCTCATGGGAAATCCAGTAAAACAGTTCTAAAATGAAAAATCCAACAGAACCCACGTTGGTTTCCAAAACCAGTACCGACAGGATCTGTCTCTTGGCCAGGTCCTGGAGACGAAAGCGCTAATCGAGGATGTGGAACTCGTCGTCATCGGTGGCGGAGGTCTGGCAGAACTGGAGTTCTCCGGCTTCCGCTTGGGTGCTCCCCAAAGACAGCTTCTCCAACGCGCTGGCCAAGAACATGGCGGCCGTGTTGGTGTGGCTGGCCCTCAGCGTCATCAACGGCAGCATGGTGCACACCTTCTTCAGACACGGGTACGGACGGCCTTTGGGCAACGTGGTCCGGGCGGGCCATCACCAACCAGCTTTCTATTTTTGCAGCGTCTTTTACGACAACCCGCGTTACATCATGTTCATCGCCATGGTGATCAACGACGCCATCCAGCTGAGTCTGGTGACGGCGCTCTACGTGCTGAGCTACATCTTCCGCAAGATACACGCCTCCGTCTGCTGCCTGCTGGTGAGGAGAGAAAAACAACGACCATATTTTGTTTATCAGGTCacaaaagaaagtgctggtgcaAAACTTaagattttaatggaaaaaataaccACACAAATATTGAAAACAGggaaaaattgaacaaaagtTAACTGGGTAGGCCGACAACAAGGGAGACGCGCACCGACAGAATTAAAACACTcccacacggggtttaaatacacagacagggaTTGATGGACGAGATAATAGCAAACAGccacaagaaaaaacaaaaacagccattCACCAAAGCCCCAAAAACTTGACAGACTTGATCTTTTCTTCCTTTGCGGTCAGATCATGTGGGCGGTTCTGACCACGCGCTCCACGCCGCTAATCCTGGCCGGCATGTCGGTGGAACGCTACCTGTCCATCTGCTTCCCGCTCCACTACGGGCAGATGTGCACGGTCCGTCGCACGTTGCTGCTGATCGGCGCCATCTTGACGCTGACCGCCACGCCGCCCGTCACCGACCTGCTGCTGAGCGTCCAGCGGGAGCCGGCGGGCTTCTTCCAGGCCGCCATCTTCTGCGACCACGCGCTACTCTTTCGTCACCGCGCCATCTACGTCAAGAACTTTGTCTTCGACGGCGTCTACTTGTCCTTCGTGGTCCTCACCCTGCTCTTCACCTACTGCAAGATCATGATGACGGCCcgcgccgccgcctccgccgggCTGGCCTCCGTCACCCGGGCCCGCAACACCGTTATGCTGCACGGCCTGCAGGTGGCGCCACTTGGCCTTCTGGTTCTTTCACGTTACATATTTTGCAACAGCGTCCGCTCGTTGACAAATTGAGCGATAACAAGTTCTGTTCGATTGGCAGAAGCGTAA
Encoded here:
- the LOC144203282 gene encoding odorant receptor 131-2-like — translated: MWNSSSSVAEVWQNWSSPASAWVLPKDSFSNALAKNMAAVLVWLALSVINGSMVHTFFRHGVFYDNPRYIMFIAMVINDAIQLSLVTALYVLSYIFRKIHASVCCLLIMWAVLTTRSTPLILAGMSVERYLSICFPLHYGQMCTVRRTLLLIGAILTLTATPPVTDLLLSVQREPAGFFQAAIFCDHALLFRHRAIYVKNFVFDGVYLSFVVLTLLFTYCKIMMTARAAASAGLASVTRARNTVMLHGLQLLLCMLAFVVPSLQAALISLFPRLSLEIRYIFFLLVYIIPRFLSPVIYGFRDKLFRQYWTRYLACRKRVGARVAHVS